A region from the candidate division WOR-3 bacterium genome encodes:
- a CDS encoding cyclophilin-like fold protein, with the protein MKPIKITVGGVELNGMLNDSPLAERVWRLLPYEEIGETWGEEVYFPVRLEAENTAPVDRVNVGDIAYWPDGPDLCIFFGRTPKSTDATPVTASPVTVIGTFECNRQDFHLIRRERHGIVVRVEPGRVEPETTDQAGPTEFATP; encoded by the coding sequence GTGAAACCGATAAAGATTACAGTTGGCGGTGTTGAGCTCAACGGTATGCTCAACGATTCGCCGCTTGCCGAACGGGTCTGGCGGCTTCTGCCTTATGAGGAGATCGGCGAGACCTGGGGCGAGGAAGTTTATTTCCCGGTGCGGCTTGAGGCTGAGAATACGGCTCCGGTTGACCGGGTGAATGTCGGCGATATCGCCTACTGGCCGGACGGACCCGACCTGTGCATCTTCTTCGGCCGCACGCCTAAGAGTACGGACGCGACCCCGGTCACGGCCAGTCCGGTCACAGTCATCGGCACGTTTGAGTGCAACCGGCAGGACTTCCACCTTATTCGTCGCGAACGTCACGGTATCGTCGTCCGAGTGGAGCCGGGCCGTGTCGAACCCGAAACCACCGATCAGGCCGGGCCCACTGAATTTGCGACACCGTGA
- a CDS encoding carotenoid biosynthesis protein, protein MRNTTQNTGLAIFGIAFTGLATVGFMIADAVVRPTVGWLSLMPVYCLAAFALLHSLSYLGTGRALWFLALGLILPYVAEYLGTNFGAVFGSHWFHRVRDLRVAVGLMLPGHVPFSVVLTWFGTLYIVFIVSTYLVRAKSSEPSTIAAMPLTAGFIMALWQLSAGPLAVVRSAVSFGQYGFYHGIPLSSFVGWYATAMFVVLFFLAVEPSAADAERLAESNLAKRSALWMFVAVMLYPTAMCFRFRMTGAGWLGIAVVLLATLAIAIRTRSMAARPHLAEAPTPAA, encoded by the coding sequence ATGAGAAACACTACCCAGAACACTGGCCTGGCCATATTCGGCATCGCGTTCACGGGTCTAGCGACGGTCGGCTTCATGATAGCTGACGCAGTCGTGCGGCCGACCGTGGGCTGGCTTAGTCTGATGCCAGTCTATTGTCTGGCCGCTTTTGCCCTGCTACACAGTCTGTCGTATCTCGGGACCGGACGCGCACTCTGGTTCCTGGCGCTCGGCCTAATTCTGCCGTACGTGGCCGAGTACCTGGGCACTAACTTCGGCGCGGTGTTCGGCAGCCATTGGTTCCACCGAGTTCGTGACCTCAGGGTTGCGGTTGGACTAATGCTGCCTGGCCACGTTCCGTTCAGCGTCGTACTCACCTGGTTCGGGACACTCTATATCGTATTCATCGTATCTACATACCTGGTACGTGCCAAGTCCAGCGAGCCCAGCACCATTGCTGCGATGCCCCTGACCGCCGGGTTCATTATGGCCCTGTGGCAGCTCAGCGCCGGTCCGCTCGCAGTTGTGCGCAGCGCGGTAAGCTTCGGTCAGTACGGATTCTACCACGGCATCCCGCTCTCCAGTTTTGTCGGCTGGTATGCGACGGCGATGTTTGTGGTGCTCTTCTTTCTGGCAGTCGAGCCTTCAGCGGCTGATGCTGAGCGGCTCGCCGAGTCAAACCTGGCGAAGCGCAGCGCACTCTGGATGTTCGTGGCGGTGATGCTGTACCCGACCGCAATGTGCTTCCGGTTCCGCATGACCGGCGCCGGCTGGCTTGGTATTGCCGTAGTCCTATTGGCCACACTGGCAATCGCCATCCGTACAAGAAGTATGGCGGCAAGACCACACTTGGCCGAAGCACCGACTCCGGCGGCTTGA
- a CDS encoding arginine decarboxylase, pyruvoyl-dependent, protein MITPKYVFLTNGVGRHREKLASFEAALRDAGIAAFNLVRVSSIFPPHCKIISRRRGLAMLKPGQVVFVVMSDNATNEPHRLISASIGVAIPKDPEKHGYLSEFHAFGMRDDPAGEYAEDLAAQMLATTLGVKFDPDTSYNQRKETWKISGEIYRTQNVTQSAIGDKNGLWTSVCAAAVLIADSDIVPPEKT, encoded by the coding sequence ATGATTACGCCCAAGTATGTGTTTCTCACCAACGGCGTCGGTCGCCACCGCGAGAAGCTTGCCAGCTTTGAGGCAGCTCTGCGTGACGCGGGCATCGCAGCATTCAATCTTGTCCGTGTATCGTCCATTTTCCCGCCTCACTGCAAGATTATCTCCCGGCGCCGTGGCCTGGCTATGCTCAAGCCAGGCCAGGTTGTATTTGTAGTAATGAGTGACAACGCTACCAACGAACCTCATCGGCTCATTTCCGCCTCAATCGGCGTGGCAATTCCCAAGGACCCGGAGAAACATGGTTACCTGTCCGAGTTTCACGCCTTCGGCATGCGTGACGACCCGGCTGGTGAATATGCCGAAGACCTCGCAGCCCAAATGCTCGCAACTACCCTTGGCGTGAAATTCGACCCGGATACAAGCTATAACCAGCGCAAAGAAACTTGGAAGATTTCAGGAGAAATCTACCGCACCCAGAACGTTACGCAGAGCGCGATCGGCGACAAGAACGGACTCTGGACGTCGGTGTGTGCAGCCGCGGTGCTGATTGCCGACTCAGACATCGTACCGCCGGAGAAGACCTGA
- a CDS encoding alanine--glyoxylate aminotransferase family protein: MKKPTIRTTYKLFTPGPVLVPDDVREVVAGELVYHREELFSKLYESVRKGLQDVFLTKNEVYVLTASGTGAMEAAVSNLIGPGDKALVVTAGKFGERWRELCMRFGAYVDSLSAPYGESVPPLEVERQLLANDSVKCVFVTLTETSTGAVHDIKAYGDVCRRLNRILVVDAVAGLGADELRADAWNADVVCGGSQKSLAVPPGLSFISISPRAWELVERSKRTRYYFDLRAYRSYAEKGQTPWTPAISLFFGLDLALRKIGRQGVTAYWQQHKRMADYVRSYVKELGLELFPQRPSNALTVIKMPENVDGTQIVAACKKDGILFANGQAELRGKIVRIGHMGPVPRTAMDHALACFRRHYLAISRRSK, from the coding sequence ATGAAGAAGCCAACAATCAGAACAACCTACAAGCTGTTTACTCCAGGGCCGGTACTCGTACCGGACGACGTCAGAGAAGTTGTGGCCGGCGAGCTGGTCTACCACCGCGAGGAGCTATTCAGCAAGCTGTATGAATCAGTCCGCAAAGGCCTGCAGGATGTATTCTTGACCAAGAACGAGGTGTACGTGCTTACCGCGTCGGGGACTGGCGCGATGGAAGCGGCAGTATCGAATCTGATTGGTCCAGGTGACAAGGCGCTGGTCGTGACCGCGGGTAAGTTCGGCGAGCGCTGGCGCGAGCTGTGCATGAGGTTCGGCGCTTACGTTGACTCTTTGTCGGCGCCGTATGGCGAATCGGTTCCTCCGCTCGAGGTTGAGCGGCAACTTCTAGCCAACGACTCGGTGAAGTGCGTGTTTGTCACGTTGACTGAGACCTCGACTGGTGCGGTCCATGATATCAAGGCGTACGGTGACGTATGCCGACGCTTGAACCGTATTCTAGTTGTGGATGCAGTCGCCGGCCTTGGTGCGGACGAGCTGCGCGCTGACGCGTGGAACGCCGACGTTGTGTGCGGCGGCTCGCAAAAGTCTCTGGCCGTGCCGCCGGGGTTGTCTTTCATCAGTATCAGCCCCCGGGCATGGGAGCTCGTTGAGCGGTCTAAGCGGACAAGATACTACTTCGACCTGAGAGCATACCGCAGCTATGCAGAAAAGGGACAGACGCCCTGGACACCGGCAATTTCGCTGTTTTTCGGCCTTGACCTTGCACTCAGGAAAATCGGCAGACAAGGGGTCACGGCATATTGGCAGCAGCACAAGCGCATGGCGGATTACGTGCGCTCCTATGTGAAGGAACTCGGACTCGAACTGTTTCCGCAGCGGCCGTCAAATGCCTTGACCGTCATCAAGATGCCGGAGAATGTCGACGGCACGCAGATAGTCGCTGCTTGCAAGAAGGACGGCATCCTCTTTGCAAACGGTCAGGCAGAGTTGCGGGGCAAAATAGTGAGAATTGGCCATATGGGCCCGGTGCCGCGTACTGCCATGGACCACGCGCTGGCATGCTTTAGGAGACACTATCTTGCTATCAGTCGCAGATCTAAGTGA
- a CDS encoding SpoIID/LytB domain-containing protein, with amino-acid sequence MSRAVPLAVLLAVACCCYTPIAVKSAATAVSADQQPSVRVRLSAITTSATVSCDAELQVKAAGNERRTDRAFVVLRRVGNSVVVTVGNNEWQRTTDTVILKGVRNVPVRVGGQAYRGMVLAFVSADELVVVNEIGLEDYLYSVVPCEIGPIRPETFEAVKAQAVAARSFTLARLGKRKALGFDLYDTYLRDQEYQGVGRETELSTRAVVETRGEVLLFDGKPAEALYHCNCGGITAQGSQPYLKPVRDTPEHRPGRPFCADGKYHEWQAEFEPIQYDTILTRLVGVGAKIKLRRVKLQKDKVSGRVLSLILDTDKGRFKVFGTDFRMALGLRSTMFDLKLSAGRMNVTGRGWGHGCGLCQDGAIEMARRGSSYRQILAHYYPGLKLGQQY; translated from the coding sequence GTGAGTCGCGCGGTCCCCTTGGCTGTGCTCTTGGCCGTTGCGTGTTGTTGCTACACGCCAATTGCGGTGAAATCGGCGGCTACTGCCGTGTCCGCTGACCAGCAGCCGTCTGTCCGAGTCCGACTGAGCGCGATTACCACTTCTGCAACAGTGTCGTGCGATGCCGAACTGCAGGTGAAGGCTGCCGGCAACGAACGTCGGACGGACAGAGCGTTCGTCGTACTCAGACGGGTCGGCAACTCGGTAGTGGTCACGGTTGGCAACAATGAATGGCAACGGACCACGGACACGGTCATACTCAAAGGTGTCCGGAATGTGCCGGTCAGGGTGGGCGGGCAGGCATACCGGGGCATGGTTTTAGCATTCGTTTCCGCCGACGAACTAGTCGTGGTGAATGAAATTGGACTTGAGGACTATCTGTACAGTGTGGTGCCGTGTGAAATTGGGCCGATAAGACCGGAGACCTTCGAGGCTGTGAAGGCCCAGGCGGTGGCGGCTCGGAGCTTCACTCTCGCCAGGCTCGGAAAACGCAAGGCCCTTGGTTTCGACTTGTACGATACGTATCTACGGGACCAGGAATACCAGGGGGTTGGACGCGAGACCGAATTGAGCACACGGGCTGTAGTCGAAACACGGGGTGAAGTCCTTCTTTTCGACGGCAAGCCAGCCGAGGCGCTGTACCACTGTAACTGCGGCGGCATCACCGCGCAAGGCAGCCAGCCCTATCTGAAACCGGTACGCGACACACCAGAACACCGGCCGGGCAGACCATTCTGCGCCGACGGAAAGTACCATGAGTGGCAGGCAGAGTTCGAACCGATTCAGTACGATACGATACTCACCCGTCTCGTGGGCGTCGGCGCGAAAATCAAACTACGCCGCGTGAAGCTGCAGAAGGATAAGGTTTCGGGTCGAGTACTGAGCCTCATACTTGATACCGATAAAGGAAGGTTCAAGGTGTTTGGCACAGACTTCCGCATGGCCTTGGGCCTACGGTCAACCATGTTCGACCTGAAACTGTCGGCCGGCCGGATGAACGTAACCGGCAGGGGGTGGGGACACGGCTGCGGATTATGTCAGGACGGTGCCATTGAAATGGCGCGGCGCGGTTCGAGCTACCGTCAGATTCTAGCGCACTACTATCCAGGACTGAAATTGGGCCAGCAATACTAG